A genomic stretch from Falco cherrug isolate bFalChe1 chromosome 3, bFalChe1.pri, whole genome shotgun sequence includes:
- the RNF138 gene encoding E3 ubiquitin-protein ligase RNF138 isoform X2, with translation MRTVALLTYGSVSIVQEAEILAQIILILPRNITASISRSTNKRQTRQQRFRCCLICAEGGRKRCPPVRGSSRRSPPGTGGAPARAGICWVVGPPAATEAPALGPVRRGRRRPRKGRCAAPSPAGPGGRGGRRRAAGGRSGGVSPGRAERSPPRRVRAAPPGREAIAMETQAPVPPLPSGSAAAGRGCRREPGRSRGWEGTAAAVAPPPDAARFCRKCFLTAIRESGTHCPLCRGSVTKKERTYPKRALDVENSMKKASGGCRCCEKQVRFSWMRQHYKTCKKYQDEYGVSSIIPNLQISQDSTGNSRSDAISDNGEMSSNQILQGETSGHPTFKCPLCQEANFTRQRLLDHCNNRHLYQIVPVICPICVSLPWADTNQVTRNLVSHLNLRHRFDYGEFVNLQLDEEAQYQNAVQESCHVNF, from the exons ATGCGCACAGTCGCACTGCTGACTTATGGTTCTGTCAGCATCGTTCAGGAGGCAGAAATCCTAGCCCAGATAATACTAATATTACCGCGTAACATCACCGCCAGTATCAGCCGATCTACGAATAAGCGACAAACTAGGCAGCAACGGTTTCGCTGTTGCCTTATTTGCGCAGAAGGTGGTCGTAAACGCTGCCCTCCCGTGCGGGGCAGCAGCCGGAGGTCGCCGCCTGGCACCGGAGGAGCCCCGGCCCGGGCGGGCATATGCTGGGTGGTGGGACCGCCCGCCGCCACGGAGGCGCCGGCCCTCGGCCCTGTCCGGCGCGGCCGCAGGCGCCCGCGGAAGGGGAGGTGCGCGGCGCCGTCACCCGCGGGGCCgggagggcgggggggccggCGCCGGGCGGCAGGCGGGCGGAGCGGGGGAGTCTCCCCGGGCAGGGCGGAGCGGAGTCCGCCCCGGCGTGTCAGAGCAGCTCCTCCGGGCCGGGAGGCGATCGCCATGGAAACCCAAGCCCCGGTCCCGCCCCTGCCCTccgggagcgcggcggcggggcgtgGGTGCCGCCGGGAGCCCGGCCGGAGCCGCGGCTGGGAGGGAACGGCCGCCGCGGTGGCTCCCCCGCCGGACGCCGCCAG GTTTTGCAGGAAGTGCTTCTTGACAGCTATCAGAGAAAGTGGAACACACTGTCCTCTCTGCCGGGGGAGCGTgactaaaaaagaaagaacctATCCCAAAAGGGCTCTAGATGTTGAAAACAGTATGAAGAAAGCTTCTGGGGGCTGTAGATGCTGTGAGAAGCAG GTTAGATTTTCGTGGATGAGACAGCATTATAAAACGTGTAAGAAGTATCAGGATGAATATGGTGTTTCTTCTATTATTCCAAACTTACAGATTTCTCAAGATTCAACAGGGAACAG CAGAAGTGATGCAATATCTGATAATGGCGAGATGTCTAGTAATCAAATACTTCAAGGAGAAACAAG tgGACACCCAACCTTCAAATGCCCCTTGTGTCAGGAAGCCAATTTTACCAGACAACGCTTGCTGGATCACTGTAATAATAGACATCTTTATCAGATAGTTCCTGTA ATTTGTCCTATTTGTGTATCTCTTCCCTGGGCAGATACTAACCAGGTTACTAGAAATCTTGTTAGCCATCTAAATCTAAGACACCGGTTTGACTACGGAGAATTTGTG aatCTTCAGCTTGATGAAGAAGCCCAATACCAAAATGCGGTTCAAGAATCCTGTCATGTGAACTTTTAA
- the RNF138 gene encoding E3 ubiquitin-protein ligase RNF138 isoform X4: MAEGAEAAAAAECFSEDDFYCPVCQEVFKTPVRTANCQHVFCRKCFLTAIRESGTHCPLCRGSVTKKERTYPKRALDVENSMKKASGGCRCCEKQVRFSWMRQHYKTCKKYQDEYGVSSIIPNLQISQDSTGNSSRSDAISDNGEMSSNQILQGETSGHPTFKCPLCQEANFTRQRLLDHCNNRHLYQIVPVICPICVSLPWADTNQVTRNLVSHLNLRHRFDYGEFVNLQLDEEAQYQNAVQESCHVNF; the protein is encoded by the exons ATGGCCGAGGGAgccgaggcggcggcggcggcggagtGCTTCAGCGAGGATGATTTTTACTGCCCCGTCTGCCAGGAGGTGTTCAAAACGCCCGTGAGGACCGCGAACTGCCAGCACGT GTTTTGCAGGAAGTGCTTCTTGACAGCTATCAGAGAAAGTGGAACACACTGTCCTCTCTGCCGGGGGAGCGTgactaaaaaagaaagaacctATCCCAAAAGGGCTCTAGATGTTGAAAACAGTATGAAGAAAGCTTCTGGGGGCTGTAGATGCTGTGAGAAGCAG GTTAGATTTTCGTGGATGAGACAGCATTATAAAACGTGTAAGAAGTATCAGGATGAATATGGTGTTTCTTCTATTATTCCAAACTTACAGATTTCTCAAGATTCAACAGGGAACAG TAGCAGAAGTGATGCAATATCTGATAATGGCGAGATGTCTAGTAATCAAATACTTCAAGGAGAAACAAG tgGACACCCAACCTTCAAATGCCCCTTGTGTCAGGAAGCCAATTTTACCAGACAACGCTTGCTGGATCACTGTAATAATAGACATCTTTATCAGATAGTTCCTGTA ATTTGTCCTATTTGTGTATCTCTTCCCTGGGCAGATACTAACCAGGTTACTAGAAATCTTGTTAGCCATCTAAATCTAAGACACCGGTTTGACTACGGAGAATTTGTG aatCTTCAGCTTGATGAAGAAGCCCAATACCAAAATGCGGTTCAAGAATCCTGTCATGTGAACTTTTAA
- the RNF138 gene encoding E3 ubiquitin-protein ligase RNF138 isoform X3, translated as MRTVALLTYGSVSIVQEAEILAQIILILPRNITASISRSTNKRQTRQQRFRCCLICAEGGRKRCPPVRGSSRRSPPGTGGAPARAGICWVVGPPAATEAPALGPVRRGRRRPRKGRCAAPSPAGPGGRGGRRRAAGGRSGGVSPGRAERSPPRRVRAAPPGREAIAMETQAPVPPLPSGSAAAGRGCRREPGRSRGWEGTAAAVAPPPDAARFCRKCFLTAIRESGTHCPLCRGSVTKKERTYPKRALDVENSMKKASGGCRCCEKQVRFSWMRQHYKTCKKYQDEYGVSSIIPNLQISQDSTGNSSRSDAISDNGEMSSNQILQGETSGHPTFKCPLCQEANFTRQRLLDHCNNRHLYQIVPVILTRLLEILLAI; from the exons ATGCGCACAGTCGCACTGCTGACTTATGGTTCTGTCAGCATCGTTCAGGAGGCAGAAATCCTAGCCCAGATAATACTAATATTACCGCGTAACATCACCGCCAGTATCAGCCGATCTACGAATAAGCGACAAACTAGGCAGCAACGGTTTCGCTGTTGCCTTATTTGCGCAGAAGGTGGTCGTAAACGCTGCCCTCCCGTGCGGGGCAGCAGCCGGAGGTCGCCGCCTGGCACCGGAGGAGCCCCGGCCCGGGCGGGCATATGCTGGGTGGTGGGACCGCCCGCCGCCACGGAGGCGCCGGCCCTCGGCCCTGTCCGGCGCGGCCGCAGGCGCCCGCGGAAGGGGAGGTGCGCGGCGCCGTCACCCGCGGGGCCgggagggcgggggggccggCGCCGGGCGGCAGGCGGGCGGAGCGGGGGAGTCTCCCCGGGCAGGGCGGAGCGGAGTCCGCCCCGGCGTGTCAGAGCAGCTCCTCCGGGCCGGGAGGCGATCGCCATGGAAACCCAAGCCCCGGTCCCGCCCCTGCCCTccgggagcgcggcggcggggcgtgGGTGCCGCCGGGAGCCCGGCCGGAGCCGCGGCTGGGAGGGAACGGCCGCCGCGGTGGCTCCCCCGCCGGACGCCGCCAG GTTTTGCAGGAAGTGCTTCTTGACAGCTATCAGAGAAAGTGGAACACACTGTCCTCTCTGCCGGGGGAGCGTgactaaaaaagaaagaacctATCCCAAAAGGGCTCTAGATGTTGAAAACAGTATGAAGAAAGCTTCTGGGGGCTGTAGATGCTGTGAGAAGCAG GTTAGATTTTCGTGGATGAGACAGCATTATAAAACGTGTAAGAAGTATCAGGATGAATATGGTGTTTCTTCTATTATTCCAAACTTACAGATTTCTCAAGATTCAACAGGGAACAG TAGCAGAAGTGATGCAATATCTGATAATGGCGAGATGTCTAGTAATCAAATACTTCAAGGAGAAACAAG tgGACACCCAACCTTCAAATGCCCCTTGTGTCAGGAAGCCAATTTTACCAGACAACGCTTGCTGGATCACTGTAATAATAGACATCTTTATCAGATAGTTCCTGTA ATACTAACCAGGTTACTAGAAATCTTGTTAGCCATCTAA
- the RNF138 gene encoding E3 ubiquitin-protein ligase RNF138 isoform X1, translating into MRTVALLTYGSVSIVQEAEILAQIILILPRNITASISRSTNKRQTRQQRFRCCLICAEGGRKRCPPVRGSSRRSPPGTGGAPARAGICWVVGPPAATEAPALGPVRRGRRRPRKGRCAAPSPAGPGGRGGRRRAAGGRSGGVSPGRAERSPPRRVRAAPPGREAIAMETQAPVPPLPSGSAAAGRGCRREPGRSRGWEGTAAAVAPPPDAARFCRKCFLTAIRESGTHCPLCRGSVTKKERTYPKRALDVENSMKKASGGCRCCEKQVRFSWMRQHYKTCKKYQDEYGVSSIIPNLQISQDSTGNSSRSDAISDNGEMSSNQILQGETSGHPTFKCPLCQEANFTRQRLLDHCNNRHLYQIVPVICPICVSLPWADTNQVTRNLVSHLNLRHRFDYGEFVNLQLDEEAQYQNAVQESCHVNF; encoded by the exons ATGCGCACAGTCGCACTGCTGACTTATGGTTCTGTCAGCATCGTTCAGGAGGCAGAAATCCTAGCCCAGATAATACTAATATTACCGCGTAACATCACCGCCAGTATCAGCCGATCTACGAATAAGCGACAAACTAGGCAGCAACGGTTTCGCTGTTGCCTTATTTGCGCAGAAGGTGGTCGTAAACGCTGCCCTCCCGTGCGGGGCAGCAGCCGGAGGTCGCCGCCTGGCACCGGAGGAGCCCCGGCCCGGGCGGGCATATGCTGGGTGGTGGGACCGCCCGCCGCCACGGAGGCGCCGGCCCTCGGCCCTGTCCGGCGCGGCCGCAGGCGCCCGCGGAAGGGGAGGTGCGCGGCGCCGTCACCCGCGGGGCCgggagggcgggggggccggCGCCGGGCGGCAGGCGGGCGGAGCGGGGGAGTCTCCCCGGGCAGGGCGGAGCGGAGTCCGCCCCGGCGTGTCAGAGCAGCTCCTCCGGGCCGGGAGGCGATCGCCATGGAAACCCAAGCCCCGGTCCCGCCCCTGCCCTccgggagcgcggcggcggggcgtgGGTGCCGCCGGGAGCCCGGCCGGAGCCGCGGCTGGGAGGGAACGGCCGCCGCGGTGGCTCCCCCGCCGGACGCCGCCAG GTTTTGCAGGAAGTGCTTCTTGACAGCTATCAGAGAAAGTGGAACACACTGTCCTCTCTGCCGGGGGAGCGTgactaaaaaagaaagaacctATCCCAAAAGGGCTCTAGATGTTGAAAACAGTATGAAGAAAGCTTCTGGGGGCTGTAGATGCTGTGAGAAGCAG GTTAGATTTTCGTGGATGAGACAGCATTATAAAACGTGTAAGAAGTATCAGGATGAATATGGTGTTTCTTCTATTATTCCAAACTTACAGATTTCTCAAGATTCAACAGGGAACAG TAGCAGAAGTGATGCAATATCTGATAATGGCGAGATGTCTAGTAATCAAATACTTCAAGGAGAAACAAG tgGACACCCAACCTTCAAATGCCCCTTGTGTCAGGAAGCCAATTTTACCAGACAACGCTTGCTGGATCACTGTAATAATAGACATCTTTATCAGATAGTTCCTGTA ATTTGTCCTATTTGTGTATCTCTTCCCTGGGCAGATACTAACCAGGTTACTAGAAATCTTGTTAGCCATCTAAATCTAAGACACCGGTTTGACTACGGAGAATTTGTG aatCTTCAGCTTGATGAAGAAGCCCAATACCAAAATGCGGTTCAAGAATCCTGTCATGTGAACTTTTAA